A section of the Pseudomonas sp. FP453 genome encodes:
- a CDS encoding TonB-dependent siderophore receptor, with the protein MTVCFPCNSSYPLLSKAVRAALLSTAVGISAVPLAAMAAQAGVEQIQQRYEISAGPLGAVLNQFARQAGITLSSTPAHTQGRQSSGLHGEYSIEQGLNRLLSGSGLQAVSADGVSFVLQKAPEDSALTLPTTDIKGFALGNALGSMEGYNATHSQIATKTSTALLETSQSVSVVTREQMDDQGSQTVAQAMRYTPGVLTNPYGATHRYDYVAMRGFNDGSVDNIYLDGLKSMGDSGTYSTMQVDPYFLERVDILKGPSSVLYGRSSPGGLVALTSKKPLFEPYHQVQATLGSNGQRGMGFDFSGPVDDDKRIAYRLTGLADKSDTQFDHAKEKRFALAPTVSIDFTEDTSLTLQAYLQHDPDGGYHGGMPADGALHQRNGQRISSHFFEGEPGVDGYKRDQQSFGYQFEHRFNDVFTARQNFRYLDSKVRLDQVYAYGWTSPTSSELNRYYSGGDEKLHAFIIDNMLQAEFFTGATKHTVLMGADYQRRKTVVDWNSGSLQPINAFNPVYGNSAISYYSPTSYLRRLEQTGVYLQDLIEMDKWRFSLGLRQDWVETSDENRIAEANRPAGTKISDKRTKLTGRAGALYLFDNGLAPYVSYSESFNPNSYSDSAGNPVAPTDGTQWEVGLKYQPPGTDNLFTASWFRIDQENLATKLPQENFYRAVGAVRSQGLELEAHMQLTDNLKILGSYTFTDIAYSKSMVSTLSTADNLIENKGNSPTQAPRHMASVWADYKFNSGALDGLRLGGGVRYVGYSWADAENTMKVPAYTLLDASVGYDLGKVGLKGVDVRMNANNLTNETYVASCASLNFCYLGEERNVSATVSYQF; encoded by the coding sequence ATGACTGTGTGTTTTCCCTGTAACTCGTCCTACCCATTATTGAGCAAAGCCGTGCGTGCGGCGCTGCTGTCGACGGCGGTGGGTATTAGCGCGGTGCCGCTGGCCGCCATGGCTGCGCAAGCGGGAGTCGAGCAGATCCAGCAACGCTACGAGATCTCTGCCGGCCCGCTGGGCGCGGTGCTCAACCAGTTTGCGCGGCAGGCAGGGATCACTCTGTCCAGCACGCCTGCGCACACCCAGGGCCGTCAATCTTCCGGCCTACACGGCGAATATTCCATCGAGCAGGGTTTGAATCGCTTGCTCAGCGGCTCAGGGTTGCAGGCTGTTTCCGCAGATGGCGTGAGCTTTGTACTGCAGAAGGCGCCAGAAGATAGCGCGCTGACCTTACCGACCACTGATATCAAAGGCTTTGCTCTGGGTAATGCGTTGGGCAGCATGGAAGGCTACAACGCGACTCACAGCCAGATTGCGACCAAGACCAGCACGGCCTTGCTGGAGACCTCACAAAGCGTCTCGGTAGTCACCCGCGAGCAGATGGACGACCAAGGCTCCCAGACCGTTGCTCAGGCCATGCGTTACACGCCGGGTGTGCTGACCAACCCCTATGGCGCGACGCATCGCTACGACTATGTGGCGATGCGTGGTTTCAACGACGGTTCTGTGGATAACATCTACCTGGACGGGCTCAAATCCATGGGGGATAGCGGCACCTACAGCACGATGCAGGTTGATCCGTATTTCCTCGAGCGGGTGGATATTCTCAAAGGACCGTCTTCGGTGCTGTATGGCCGCAGTTCGCCTGGCGGGCTGGTGGCGTTGACCAGCAAGAAGCCCTTGTTCGAACCTTATCATCAGGTTCAGGCGACGCTGGGCAGTAACGGGCAACGGGGCATGGGTTTTGACTTCAGCGGGCCTGTAGATGACGACAAGCGTATTGCCTACCGGCTGACGGGGTTGGCGGATAAGTCCGACACCCAATTTGACCATGCCAAGGAAAAGCGCTTCGCTTTGGCGCCGACTGTCAGCATCGACTTTACCGAGGACACCTCGCTGACCCTGCAAGCGTATCTGCAACATGATCCTGACGGCGGCTATCACGGCGGCATGCCAGCGGACGGCGCGCTGCATCAGCGCAATGGCCAGCGAATCTCCAGCCATTTTTTCGAGGGTGAGCCTGGGGTCGATGGTTACAAGCGTGATCAACAGTCGTTTGGTTATCAATTCGAACATCGCTTCAACGATGTCTTCACGGCGAGACAGAACTTTCGCTACCTGGACTCCAAGGTGCGGCTGGATCAGGTGTATGCCTATGGCTGGACCAGCCCGACCAGCAGCGAGCTGAATCGCTACTACTCCGGGGGTGATGAGAAGCTGCATGCCTTCATCATCGACAACATGCTGCAAGCTGAGTTTTTTACCGGGGCGACCAAACACACGGTGCTGATGGGTGCGGATTATCAGCGACGTAAAACGGTGGTGGACTGGAACAGTGGATCGTTGCAGCCGATCAACGCGTTCAACCCGGTGTATGGCAATTCGGCGATCAGCTATTACAGCCCGACCAGCTACTTGCGGCGGTTGGAGCAGACCGGGGTCTATCTGCAAGACCTGATCGAAATGGATAAATGGCGGTTTTCCCTCGGGCTGCGTCAGGACTGGGTCGAGACGTCCGATGAAAATCGGATTGCTGAAGCGAACCGGCCAGCAGGCACCAAGATCAGTGATAAACGCACCAAGCTGACTGGGCGTGCCGGTGCGTTGTATCTGTTTGATAACGGCTTGGCGCCCTACGTGAGCTATTCAGAATCCTTCAACCCCAACTCCTATTCGGACAGCGCAGGTAACCCGGTGGCACCTACCGATGGGACGCAATGGGAAGTGGGGTTGAAGTATCAGCCGCCAGGTACTGACAATCTGTTTACCGCATCGTGGTTTCGCATTGATCAGGAGAACCTGGCGACCAAACTGCCGCAGGAGAACTTCTATCGCGCTGTAGGTGCCGTTCGCTCCCAGGGGCTTGAGCTGGAAGCGCACATGCAGCTGACGGATAACCTGAAGATTTTGGGCAGCTATACGTTCACCGATATTGCGTATTCCAAGTCGATGGTGAGCACCTTGAGCACGGCCGACAATCTGATCGAGAACAAGGGCAACTCGCCGACGCAGGCGCCTCGTCATATGGCATCGGTATGGGCGGATTACAAATTCAATAGCGGTGCGTTAGACGGTTTACGGCTTGGCGGCGGGGTGCGGTATGTGGGCTATAGCTGGGCGGATGCGGAGAATACGATGAAAGTCCCGGCCTATACGTTGCTTGATGCTTCGGTGGGCTATGACTTGGGCAAGGTTGGG
- a CDS encoding FecR domain-containing protein — translation MTSVDNAVRFGPSPEVVKQAIHWALRLRNNRTNLRLHAQCEHWRAAHGDHELAWQRVQALQQELNSQLATIPGAHRALENSAQGLGRRQALKMLSGVLLVGTAAWLSRDVTGWQRWTADLATGTGERRSVQLPDGTRVQLNTDSAVDLDFNAQQRMITLLRGEILVTCGAASSAPLLVQTRHGLFEGIDGRFAVHQANDCTRLSVVSGNVAIHSPHQANGLSTQVHAGESYLVRQTGALLAPPLDMDIGAWADGLIVTRDMRLADFVAEVGRYRHGYLGCSADIAELRLSGVFRLEDTDKLLAILPQTLPVQLRYRSRWWVNLERSA, via the coding sequence ATGACGTCCGTGGATAACGCGGTTCGCTTCGGCCCCAGCCCCGAGGTGGTCAAGCAGGCTATCCACTGGGCACTGCGCTTGCGCAACAACCGCACCAATCTGCGCCTGCACGCGCAATGTGAACACTGGCGAGCAGCCCACGGCGACCACGAATTGGCTTGGCAGCGGGTGCAGGCGTTGCAGCAGGAGTTGAACAGCCAGCTGGCGACAATTCCTGGCGCACACAGGGCGCTGGAAAACAGCGCGCAGGGCCTGGGCCGCAGGCAAGCATTGAAGATGCTGTCTGGCGTGCTGCTAGTAGGCACGGCGGCGTGGCTCAGCCGGGATGTCACGGGTTGGCAGCGTTGGACCGCGGATCTCGCTACCGGCACTGGCGAGCGTCGCAGCGTGCAGTTGCCGGATGGCACGCGTGTGCAACTCAATACCGACAGTGCAGTGGACCTGGACTTCAACGCACAGCAGCGAATGATCACGCTGCTGCGTGGGGAAATCCTGGTGACGTGCGGCGCTGCGTCTTCGGCGCCCTTGTTGGTGCAGACACGCCATGGTTTGTTCGAAGGCATCGACGGACGCTTCGCTGTGCACCAAGCCAATGACTGCACGCGGTTGAGTGTGGTCAGCGGCAATGTGGCCATCCACTCACCGCATCAGGCGAATGGGCTTTCGACGCAGGTTCATGCCGGAGAAAGCTATCTGGTGCGTCAGACGGGTGCCCTCCTCGCCCCGCCGTTGGATATGGACATCGGCGCTTGGGCGGACGGGTTGATCGTGACGCGGGATATGCGTTTGGCCGACTTTGTTGCGGAAGTCGGGCGTTATCGTCATGGCTACCTGGGCTGCTCGGCTGATATCGCCGAGTTACGGTTATCGGGGGTTTTTCGCCTGGAGGACACCGATAAGCTACTGGCGATCCTGCCACAGACACTGCCGGTTCAATTGCGTTATCGCAGCCGTTGGTGGGTGAACCTGGAGCGATCGGCCTGA
- a CDS encoding sigma-70 family RNA polymerase sigma factor, with product MPSSEYIPHESVVQTLYLTHHNWLNTWLRSRLGNACDAADLAQDTFVRLLQKTERFELKAPRAFLRTIARGLVIDHWRREEIERAYLESIAHLPEALAPSAESRALVLELLEEISRLLEGLKPKVRKAFLLAQCDGLAYKQIAQQMGVSLRSVERYVAEALYHCYVLRYET from the coding sequence ATGCCATCTTCTGAGTACATCCCGCATGAGAGCGTTGTACAGACGCTTTACCTCACCCATCACAACTGGCTGAACACATGGCTGCGCAGCCGCCTGGGCAACGCCTGCGATGCCGCAGACCTGGCGCAAGACACCTTTGTGCGCCTGCTACAGAAGACCGAACGCTTTGAGCTCAAGGCGCCTCGCGCGTTTTTGCGCACCATCGCCCGGGGCCTGGTGATTGACCACTGGCGCCGCGAGGAAATCGAACGGGCTTACCTGGAGTCCATCGCCCACCTACCCGAAGCATTGGCGCCCAGCGCTGAATCCCGTGCGCTGGTGCTGGAGTTGCTCGAAGAAATTTCCCGATTGCTTGAGGGGCTGAAGCCCAAGGTGCGTAAGGCATTTCTTTTGGCTCAGTGCGACGGGCTGGCGTACAAGCAGATCGCGCAGCAGATGGGTGTATCGCTGCGATCGGTCGAGCGTTACGTCGCCGAGGCGCTCTACCACTGTTATGTCCTGCGTTATGAGACATGA
- a CDS encoding methyl-accepting chemotaxis protein, whose amino-acid sequence MNLKFSHKILLAASGVVVLAFALFTLYNDYLQRSTIKQNLESSIQQSGELTASSVQNWLSGRILVLENLAQNVAHQGSAADLPGLVDQPAFTSNFQFTYVGQTNGVFTQRPDAKMPDDYDPRQRPWYKQAVAAGKPMLTPPYMAAVGGQIVTIAMPVKKNGELLGVVGGDLSLQTLVKIINSVDFGGIGHAFLVSGDGQVIVSPDQDQVMKNLKDIYPGAQLRIEKLNQDVVLNGQDRILSFTPISGLPGADWYIGLSIDKDKAYAPLGKFRTSALIAMLIAVVAIAVLLSLLIQVLLRPLTTMGVAMQDIAQGEGDLTRRLAVTSKDEFGEVGSAFNQFVERIHASISEVSSATRQVHDLSQRVMASSNASIIGSDEQSARTNSVAAAINELGAATQEIARNAADASQHASGASEQADDGRKVVEQTILAMSELSQKISLSCTQIETLNASTDNIGHILDVIKGISQQTNLLALNAAIEAARAGEAGRGFAVVADEVRNLAHRTQESAEEIHKMITSLQVGSREAVTTMNASQVSSEESVEVANQAGERLISVTQRIVEIDGMNQSVAAATEEQTAVVETLNVDINQINLLNQQGVTNLNETLKDCDALSQQASRLKQLVDSFKI is encoded by the coding sequence ATGAATCTCAAGTTCAGTCATAAAATTCTGTTGGCCGCGTCAGGCGTCGTGGTTCTAGCCTTCGCGTTATTCACGCTGTACAACGACTACCTTCAGCGCAGCACTATCAAGCAGAACCTGGAGTCATCCATCCAGCAATCCGGTGAGCTCACCGCCAGCAGTGTGCAAAACTGGCTCAGCGGGCGAATCCTGGTCCTCGAGAACCTCGCGCAAAACGTCGCGCATCAAGGCAGCGCTGCGGACCTTCCAGGGCTGGTCGATCAGCCGGCGTTCACCTCGAATTTCCAGTTCACCTATGTTGGCCAAACCAACGGCGTATTCACCCAGCGCCCTGACGCCAAGATGCCCGACGACTATGACCCGCGTCAGCGCCCCTGGTACAAGCAAGCCGTAGCGGCCGGCAAACCCATGTTGACGCCGCCGTACATGGCCGCCGTGGGTGGGCAGATCGTGACCATCGCCATGCCGGTGAAGAAAAACGGTGAACTGCTCGGCGTGGTCGGCGGTGACCTGAGCCTGCAAACCCTGGTGAAGATCATCAACTCGGTGGACTTCGGCGGCATCGGCCATGCGTTCCTGGTCAGCGGTGACGGTCAGGTGATCGTCAGCCCGGACCAGGACCAGGTGATGAAAAACCTCAAGGACATCTACCCAGGCGCCCAACTGCGCATCGAGAAGCTCAACCAGGACGTGGTCCTCAACGGCCAGGACCGCATCCTGTCGTTTACCCCGATCAGCGGTTTGCCGGGTGCCGATTGGTACATCGGTCTGTCGATCGACAAAGACAAAGCCTACGCACCGCTGGGTAAATTCCGCACCTCTGCGTTGATTGCCATGCTGATTGCCGTGGTCGCGATCGCCGTGCTCTTGAGCCTGCTGATCCAAGTGCTGCTGCGTCCGCTGACCACCATGGGCGTGGCCATGCAAGACATCGCCCAGGGCGAGGGCGACCTGACCCGCCGCCTGGCCGTGACCAGCAAAGATGAGTTCGGCGAGGTTGGCAGTGCGTTCAACCAGTTCGTCGAGCGTATCCACGCCTCCATCTCCGAAGTGTCGTCGGCCACACGCCAGGTGCATGACCTGTCCCAGCGCGTGATGGCCTCGTCCAACGCCTCGATCATCGGTTCCGACGAGCAAAGCGCGCGCACCAACAGCGTGGCGGCGGCGATCAACGAACTGGGGGCTGCCACCCAGGAAATCGCGCGCAACGCCGCCGATGCTTCCCAGCACGCCAGCGGTGCCAGCGAACAGGCCGACGATGGGCGCAAAGTGGTAGAGCAAACCATCCTGGCGATGTCCGAGCTCTCGCAAAAAATCAGCCTGTCCTGCACGCAGATCGAAACCCTGAATGCCAGCACCGACAACATCGGCCACATTCTTGATGTGATCAAAGGCATCTCCCAGCAGACCAACTTGCTCGCGCTCAATGCCGCGATCGAAGCGGCCCGTGCCGGTGAAGCCGGGCGTGGGTTTGCCGTGGTGGCCGATGAGGTGCGCAACCTCGCGCACCGTACCCAGGAGTCGGCCGAAGAGATCCATAAGATGATCACTTCGCTGCAAGTGGGCTCGCGTGAGGCGGTGACCACCATGAACGCCAGCCAGGTCTCCAGCGAAGAAAGCGTCGAAGTGGCGAACCAGGCCGGTGAGCGCCTGATCAGCGTGACGCAGCGGATCGTCGAGATCGACGGCATGAACCAATCGGTTGCCGCCGCGACCGAGGAGCAGACCGCCGTGGTGGAAACCCTCAACGTGGATATCAACCAGATCAACCTGCTGAATCAGCAAGGCGTGACCAACCTCAACGAAACGTTGAAGGATTGCGACGCGTTGTCCCAGCAGGCCAGTCGCCTGAAGCAACTGGTCGACAGCTTCAAGATCTGA
- a CDS encoding SRPBCC family protein, with product MKPLQPDTLIRNPVAAPVVASVLVACDAARLWGLVGQFAGFAAFIPALSHIEMTGDGVGALRTKFFRDGHCVVEQLNSRDESAMCMTWTTLYNTLGIARLWASMQVQAQGGTYARATWTIVAEPVETAQAGFEQFMQAFADSALDNVQRMLD from the coding sequence ATGAAACCGCTGCAACCCGATACATTGATCCGCAACCCCGTCGCCGCCCCCGTGGTGGCCTCGGTGCTGGTCGCCTGCGACGCCGCTCGACTCTGGGGCCTGGTGGGGCAGTTCGCCGGCTTTGCCGCATTCATCCCGGCCTTGTCGCATATCGAGATGACGGGCGATGGCGTAGGCGCGTTGCGCACGAAGTTTTTCCGCGATGGCCATTGCGTCGTAGAACAACTCAACAGCCGGGACGAGAGCGCCATGTGCATGACCTGGACGACCCTCTACAACACCTTGGGAATCGCCAGGCTATGGGCGTCGATGCAGGTGCAAGCCCAGGGCGGGACATACGCCAGGGCCACCTGGACCATTGTTGCCGAGCCGGTAGAAACGGCGCAGGCGGGGTTTGAACAGTTCATGCAGGCGTTTGCCGACAGTGCCCTGGACAACGTGCAGCGGATGCTCGACTGA
- a CDS encoding amino acid adenylation domain-containing protein, with protein sequence MRRLRIGWVGTSKALQAVRQWVEQYGHGAVHELADLLVEDASLPLPAHLAQVPRISLRLGVGPLTEHGLPALQLRAYDHRQRLLATLEAPEEASGNGQRLRQRATDTLAQWVAVHVSGFARDPGYSPKEACANTWPEQGLLGLDAVAFLHRFNRTADPDLLLAAQVPVIERLQASLQTFAERPALNIAGEVLTYRQLHTQALAIQQQLRPLLGNLATPAVVGVCLEKSAALYASLLALLGCGAVYLPLAPEHPPQRQLALLESAGARVLLDNGRHPLREHFVALDVSTLDKPAAAPALLQHRPSLEAPCMVLFTSGTTGRPKGIKLSQGNLAHFTAWFARRMALSEDSRVLQFASLGFDASLMDIFPSLVTGAQLIVPSEAQRRDPQQLVALIRQQRITHGFLPPALLSILPPGPPLGLQHLLTGGEVCEPHVIERLAGQCHLHNLYGPTEATVLVTHRRLQPGDSNCSLGHPIANSQVLILDDDLQPVDEQVMGELFIIGPGVSLGYVDAVQSLDNPFVTLSLPDGQTLQAYRSGDMAQWTSDGIVLGGRRDGQVKIRGFRVEPQEVEQCLRDSRLFCQVAVVVGPAYRIHAVVAQPEPGATLTALRLYARQQLPDYMQPGVWAELPSLPYTSSGKVDRQALLDLSARPIPSASDQPVQTPLEAQLAGLWSELLQVPVAELSIDDSFFNLGGHSILLSTLLLRIRERFGRSLALNRFFEAPTIRTLASLMADGVLSTAPCSQAIRDAERALSVQILAADRAGDPRKVIVTGANSFIGVHIVEALLAGGATQVACLVRESPGHSSQERFAQALCEFHLEHLDLSRVQVYAADISQPRLGLGDEVYERLAEDFGVLVHNAARVNHVLDYATLARDNVDPVLECLRLCETRCKKVFNFISTLSACSSIDAEGHVLEAPAASSLPLYIKNGYNLSKWVAERLVGRAVEQGAWVNILRPGNISFNSRSGVCQPQKNRLMLMLKGSLQLGLVPNLELNHDLMPVDFFAGFIAFHAGQFETGRNVFNLHNPQPLSWSDYLDAFSRAGYRFERVSVARWQRALQTVGRDNALFGVLGFYLEGLGEDIGDTAMIHHDNARRGVGKMHMHYPEKSPALLRQGCDYLQAIGFI encoded by the coding sequence ATGAGGCGCCTGCGCATTGGCTGGGTTGGTACCAGCAAAGCCCTGCAGGCCGTGCGGCAGTGGGTCGAGCAATACGGTCACGGGGCTGTGCATGAGTTGGCCGATCTGCTTGTCGAAGATGCCAGCCTGCCGCTACCGGCCCACCTGGCCCAAGTGCCCAGGATCAGCCTGCGCCTGGGGGTTGGCCCGCTGACCGAACACGGCCTGCCCGCCTTGCAACTGCGCGCTTATGACCATCGCCAACGGCTGCTGGCCACTCTTGAAGCGCCCGAGGAAGCGAGCGGCAACGGCCAGCGCTTGCGTCAGCGGGCGACCGACACACTGGCGCAATGGGTGGCCGTGCACGTCAGCGGCTTCGCCCGTGACCCAGGCTATTCGCCCAAGGAGGCCTGCGCCAACACGTGGCCTGAACAGGGCTTGCTGGGCCTGGATGCCGTGGCATTCCTGCATCGGTTCAATCGCACCGCTGACCCGGACCTGCTGCTAGCCGCCCAAGTGCCCGTGATCGAACGCTTGCAGGCCAGCCTTCAGACCTTCGCCGAGCGGCCGGCGTTGAACATCGCGGGCGAGGTGCTGACCTATCGGCAATTGCACACCCAGGCGCTGGCGATCCAGCAACAACTGCGACCGCTGCTGGGCAACCTTGCGACGCCCGCAGTGGTGGGCGTGTGCCTGGAGAAGTCCGCCGCGCTGTACGCCAGCCTGCTTGCCCTGCTGGGCTGCGGCGCGGTGTACCTGCCGCTGGCGCCAGAGCATCCACCGCAACGTCAGCTCGCGCTGCTGGAAAGCGCCGGGGCCCGCGTGTTGCTCGACAATGGCCGGCACCCGTTGCGCGAGCATTTTGTTGCGCTGGATGTCAGCACCCTCGATAAACCGGCCGCCGCGCCAGCGTTGCTGCAACACCGACCCAGCCTGGAGGCACCGTGCATGGTGCTGTTCACCTCAGGCACCACTGGCCGGCCCAAGGGCATCAAGCTCAGCCAAGGCAACCTCGCGCATTTCACTGCGTGGTTCGCCCGCCGCATGGCTCTGAGTGAAGACAGTCGCGTGCTGCAATTCGCCTCGCTGGGGTTCGATGCTTCGCTGATGGATATTTTCCCCAGCCTGGTCACCGGCGCGCAGTTGATCGTGCCCAGCGAGGCGCAACGGCGCGACCCACAGCAATTGGTCGCACTGATCCGCCAACAGCGCATCACTCACGGATTTCTGCCGCCGGCGCTGCTCAGTATCCTGCCGCCGGGCCCGCCCTTGGGCCTGCAGCACTTGCTGACTGGCGGCGAAGTCTGCGAGCCCCATGTCATCGAGCGGCTGGCGGGCCAGTGCCACCTGCACAACCTCTACGGCCCCACCGAAGCCACCGTGCTGGTCACCCATCGCCGTCTGCAACCGGGCGACAGCAATTGCAGCCTGGGCCATCCCATCGCCAACAGCCAGGTGCTGATCCTTGACGACGACCTGCAACCGGTGGACGAACAGGTGATGGGGGAGCTGTTCATCATCGGCCCGGGGGTGAGCCTGGGGTATGTGGACGCAGTGCAATCGCTGGACAACCCGTTCGTGACCTTGTCACTGCCCGACGGCCAGACCTTGCAGGCGTATCGCAGCGGGGACATGGCGCAGTGGACAAGCGACGGTATCGTGCTGGGTGGCCGCCGCGACGGGCAGGTGAAGATTCGCGGGTTTCGGGTTGAGCCGCAGGAAGTGGAGCAGTGCCTGCGCGACAGTCGGTTGTTCTGCCAGGTGGCCGTGGTGGTGGGGCCCGCGTACAGAATCCATGCCGTGGTCGCCCAGCCAGAACCCGGCGCCACGCTGACGGCGCTCAGGTTGTATGCACGGCAGCAGCTGCCGGACTACATGCAGCCTGGCGTGTGGGCCGAGTTGCCGAGCCTGCCCTACACAAGCAGCGGCAAGGTCGATCGCCAGGCGCTGCTGGATTTGTCGGCTCGACCGATACCGAGTGCCAGCGACCAGCCGGTGCAAACACCGCTTGAAGCGCAGCTGGCAGGCCTGTGGAGCGAGTTGTTGCAAGTGCCCGTGGCCGAGTTGTCTATCGACGACAGCTTCTTCAACCTCGGCGGCCACTCCATCCTGCTCTCGACGCTGCTGCTGCGAATCCGCGAGCGGTTTGGCCGCAGCCTTGCGTTGAACCGGTTCTTCGAAGCCCCGACGATTCGTACGCTCGCGTCACTGATGGCGGATGGCGTGCTCTCTACCGCGCCGTGCTCCCAAGCGATTCGCGATGCCGAGCGAGCCCTGTCGGTGCAGATACTGGCCGCGGACCGCGCGGGCGACCCGCGCAAGGTCATCGTGACGGGCGCCAATAGTTTTATCGGCGTGCATATCGTCGAGGCGTTGCTGGCCGGTGGGGCCACGCAGGTCGCGTGCCTGGTGCGCGAGTCACCCGGTCATTCGTCGCAGGAGCGCTTTGCCCAGGCATTGTGCGAGTTCCATCTGGAACACCTGGACCTGAGCCGGGTGCAGGTGTACGCCGCCGATATCAGCCAGCCCCGCTTGGGCCTGGGCGACGAGGTGTATGAGCGCCTCGCGGAGGACTTCGGCGTGCTGGTGCACAACGCGGCACGGGTCAACCATGTGCTGGACTATGCCACGCTGGCCAGGGACAACGTCGATCCGGTGCTGGAATGCCTGCGCCTGTGTGAAACCCGCTGCAAGAAGGTCTTCAACTTTATCTCGACGCTGTCGGCATGCAGCAGCATCGACGCCGAAGGGCACGTCCTTGAAGCACCTGCCGCAAGTAGCCTGCCGCTCTACATCAAGAACGGTTACAACCTGTCCAAATGGGTCGCTGAGCGGCTGGTCGGGCGCGCGGTGGAACAAGGCGCCTGGGTGAACATCCTGCGTCCGGGCAATATCAGCTTCAACAGCCGCAGCGGGGTCTGCCAGCCGCAGAAGAACCGTCTGATGCTGATGCTCAAGGGCTCGTTGCAATTGGGTCTGGTGCCAAACCTGGAGCTGAACCACGACCTGATGCCAGTGGACTTTTTCGCAGGGTTTATCGCATTCCATGCCGGCCAGTTTGAAACCGGGCGAAACGTATTCAACCTGCACAACCCGCAGCCTTTGAGTTGGAGCGACTACCTCGATGCGTTCAGCCGGGCCGGCTACCGCTTCGAGCGAGTCAGCGTGGCCCGCTGGCAGCGCGCGCTGCAAACGGTAGGCCGCGACAACGCGCTGTTTGGCGTGCTGGGCTTTTACCTGGAAGGGCTGGGTGAAGACATCGGCGATACCGCCATGATCCATCACGACAACGCACGCCGGGGCGTGGGGAAAATGCACATGCACTACCCCGAAAAAAGTCCGGCGTTGTTACGCCAAGGCTGCGACTACCTACAGGCCATAGGCTTTATCTGA
- a CDS encoding diiron oxygenase, producing MNISDYHGVAEDWERRATVRTRPRRLLEDDDKLIYPLSRQPLALSATFLEQCPQWRDFVLLQSFYKFINDVVIFETEIVDKTARSIAKNRFSLPFPATVRYAAMTVVVDEDYHALVALDFLQQTVAMTGIPPLDLPHQIELSRALPLALAQAPKHLRDAVELIGVAIAENTVTHDVAAFAKDHSVKASVRGLMADHLCDEGRHAQFWTHLVRHYWQAASADDRDAIAHVLPTFLAHYLTNDLQKSFDLQLIEHLDASPAVRHTLRNEIEALVFPITRQHPLLGNIMGFLNRSGLLQTPSVAQALGDFLPVTGSRS from the coding sequence ATGAATATCAGTGACTACCACGGCGTGGCCGAAGACTGGGAGCGCCGCGCCACCGTCCGCACACGCCCGCGCCGCTTGCTGGAAGACGACGACAAGTTGATCTATCCCCTGTCGCGCCAACCGCTGGCGCTCAGCGCGACGTTTCTCGAACAGTGCCCGCAATGGCGCGACTTCGTGTTGTTGCAGAGCTTCTACAAATTCATCAACGACGTGGTGATCTTCGAGACCGAGATCGTCGACAAGACCGCACGCAGCATTGCCAAGAACCGCTTCTCGCTGCCCTTCCCTGCCACCGTCAGATACGCCGCGATGACCGTGGTGGTGGACGAGGACTATCACGCGCTGGTCGCGCTGGACTTCCTGCAACAGACCGTGGCCATGACCGGTATCCCACCGCTCGACCTGCCGCACCAGATCGAACTGAGCCGCGCCCTGCCGCTGGCGCTGGCACAGGCTCCAAAGCACTTGCGCGACGCCGTGGAGCTGATCGGCGTGGCCATTGCTGAAAATACCGTCACCCACGATGTGGCGGCGTTCGCCAAGGACCACAGCGTCAAGGCATCCGTGCGCGGCTTGATGGCGGATCACCTGTGTGACGAAGGGCGCCACGCGCAGTTCTGGACGCACCTGGTGCGGCACTATTGGCAAGCGGCAAGCGCGGATGACCGCGACGCCATCGCCCATGTCCTGCCCACATTCCTGGCGCACTACCTGACCAATGACCTGCAAAAAAGCTTTGACCTGCAATTGATCGAACACCTGGACGCCAGCCCGGCTGTGCGCCACACACTGAGGAATGAAATCGAGGCGCTGGTGTTCCCCATCACCCGCCAACACCCCCTGCTCGGCAACATCATGGGCTTCCTGAACCGCAGCGGGTTGCTACAGACGCCCAGCGTGGCACAGGCGCTGGGGGATTTTCTGCCCGTCACCGGGAGTAGGTCATGA